Proteins encoded within one genomic window of Bombina bombina isolate aBomBom1 chromosome 1, aBomBom1.pri, whole genome shotgun sequence:
- the CRYGS gene encoding gamma-crystallin S — MQVEIKITFYEDKNFQGRHYECNGECPDFHTYLTGCNSVKVEGGPWVIYERPNYSGIMYVLTSGDYPNYQKWMGLNDRISSCKAIHVPAGAQYKIQIFDRNDFEGQMFECTEDCPAVMQKFHIREIHSCKVLDGVWVFYEHPNYKGRQYLIEKREFHKPAEWGAVCPGVQSLRRIVE, encoded by the exons ATCACTTTCTATGAAGATAAGAATTTTCAAGGTCGTCACTATGAGTGTAATGGTGAATGCCCTGACTTTCACACTTATTTAACTGGTTGCAACTCTGTCAAAGTGGAAGGTGGACCATGGGTTATATATGAGCGCCCCAATTATAGTGGCATCATGTATGTGTTGACTTCGGGGGATTATCCAAACTACCAGAAATGGATGGGTCTTAATGATCGCATCAGTTCCTGCAAGGCTATCCATGTA CCTGCAGGAGCACAGTACAAGATACAAATATTTGATAGGAATGACTTTGAAGGCCAGATGTTTGAATGTACAGAAGACTGTCCAGCTGTAATGCAAAAATTCCATATCAGAGAGATTCACTCCTGCAAAGTGTTGGATGGGGTGTGGGTATTTTATGAGCACCCAAACTACAAAGGTAGACAGTACCTTATAGAAAAAAGAGAATTCCATAAACCAGCTGAATGGGGAGCAGTCTGCCCAGGGGTTCAATCTCTTCGTCGCATTGTGGAGTAA